TGGAGTCGCTGTAGCCCTGGGCGGTCGGCAGGTTGCGGATCACGTCCTGAAGGATTTCATCCGGCGCTTCGAAACCAAAGGGCGCCGGGTTGCCGATGTTCAGCTTGAGGATGCGATGGCCTTCCTCTTCCAGGCGTTTGGCGTGCTTGAGCACTGGGCCGCGAATGTCGTAGCAGACGTTGGCGAGCTTGTTCGATTTGCTGACCTGCATGGCGATGTGTTCCCGAAAATGAACGATCCAGGCGGCGTATGAACGACCGTACTGGGAATCCTGCGTATTCACACAGGCCTGACGCCTTGAGCGGCGGCACTCATAAATCCGTTTGAATGCGCGTGGTCTGGCTGCCAGACTGGCGTTTGACGAGGCGCAATCATACGTGCCGCCTGATCCGTGGAAAAGGTACAGATCGGGCTTTTTCAGCTGCTGAGGTGTAACGATGGAAAAGTTGCAAAAAACCCTGGAAGAATGGCGTGAAATGCTCGATCCGGAGCAGTACAACGTGTGCCGCCTCAAAGGCACCGAGCGGCCATTCTCCGGCAAATACAACGGCACCAAAACCGACGGTGTCTACCATTGCATCTGCTGCAACGCACCGCTGTTCGACTCCAAAACCAAATTCGATTCCGGCTGTGGCTGGCCAAGCTTCTACGCGCCGATCGACGGCAGCGCGATGGTCGAGATCCGTGATGTCAGCCACGGCATGATCCGCACCGAAGTGGTCTGCGCCAAGTGCGATGCGCACCTGGGGCATGTGTTCCCGGACGGTCCGCCGCCGACTGGCTTGCGTTACTGCATCAATTCGGTGTGCCTGGACCTCGTTCCCCGCGAATAATTTCCTGATGCCGCGCATGTAATTTCTGGGGGAGCTGCCGAAGGCAGCGATCTTTTGATCTTGTCTTTTAAAACAAAGTCAAAAGATCGCAGCCTTCGGCGGCTCCAAGGGGAGGCG
This genomic stretch from Pseudomonas wuhanensis harbors:
- the msrB gene encoding peptide-methionine (R)-S-oxide reductase MsrB, with the protein product MEKLQKTLEEWREMLDPEQYNVCRLKGTERPFSGKYNGTKTDGVYHCICCNAPLFDSKTKFDSGCGWPSFYAPIDGSAMVEIRDVSHGMIRTEVVCAKCDAHLGHVFPDGPPPTGLRYCINSVCLDLVPRE